The following proteins come from a genomic window of Paracoccus sp. SCSIO 75233:
- a CDS encoding class I adenylate-forming enzyme family protein yields the protein MLTDVIRAGRADLYSIFRTRAQDCARALAIEDGSRKLTYAELLERVDRLAAVFLARGVAPGDRIAILSHNRSEYLEVELAAAGIGAIVACLNWRLASDELRHCIDLVAPVLAVVEPDLSEAYRAVAATPCLIIGPDLETAIAAAGPDPRIGTMVDDPEAGLTILYTSGTTGLPKGALISHRAHIARSMAFAAQLALDPGDGFIAWAPMFHMASTDHGLATVLRGGTVVMVDGLQPAVINEALSRHRIGWFVMMPGALDAFIAERRANPLPLKGIKVCGAMADLVPPHQIAELTALLHTPYLNSFGATETGLPPGSADLIAPGVTPDRLSKRISALCEVRLVDPDDQEVTDGTPGEMAVRGPTLFSGYWNADDANAHDFRNGFFHMGDLFRRNADGTIDFVDRAKYLIKTGGENVYPAEIERVLLSHPGVVDAAVVRAFDVKWGESPVAFVARGKDGPDAEALMNLCRDNLAGYKRPREIRFIAFEDFPRSTSGKVQRHVLEARLAD from the coding sequence ATGCTGACCGACGTCATCCGCGCGGGGCGCGCTGATCTGTATTCGATCTTTCGAACCCGCGCGCAAGACTGCGCCCGCGCCCTGGCCATCGAGGACGGCAGCAGGAAATTGACCTATGCCGAGCTGCTGGAGCGGGTCGATCGTCTGGCTGCCGTGTTTCTGGCCAGGGGCGTTGCGCCGGGCGACAGGATTGCGATCCTGTCGCACAACCGCTCTGAATACCTGGAGGTCGAACTCGCCGCAGCGGGAATCGGCGCGATCGTCGCCTGTCTGAACTGGCGGCTTGCTTCCGATGAACTGCGGCACTGCATAGATCTGGTCGCGCCGGTTCTCGCGGTCGTCGAACCGGACCTTTCAGAAGCTTACCGGGCCGTCGCGGCAACGCCCTGTCTGATTATCGGGCCGGATTTGGAAACGGCCATTGCCGCGGCCGGACCGGACCCGCGCATCGGAACCATGGTCGACGATCCAGAGGCTGGTCTGACGATCCTTTATACCTCAGGGACCACGGGCCTGCCCAAGGGCGCGCTCATCAGCCACCGCGCGCATATCGCCAGATCCATGGCTTTTGCGGCGCAGCTGGCGCTGGACCCCGGCGACGGGTTTATCGCCTGGGCGCCAATGTTCCACATGGCGTCCACCGATCATGGGTTGGCGACGGTCCTGCGGGGCGGAACCGTGGTGATGGTTGACGGTTTGCAGCCTGCGGTCATCAACGAGGCTCTGTCGCGCCACCGGATCGGCTGGTTCGTGATGATGCCCGGTGCGCTGGACGCCTTTATCGCAGAACGACGCGCCAACCCTTTGCCGCTGAAGGGTATCAAAGTTTGCGGCGCCATGGCCGATCTGGTGCCGCCGCATCAGATCGCGGAACTGACAGCCCTTCTCCACACACCCTATCTGAATTCCTTCGGCGCAACCGAAACCGGCCTGCCGCCGGGGTCCGCCGATCTAATTGCGCCAGGTGTGACTCCGGACCGCCTTTCCAAGCGCATCAGCGCACTTTGCGAGGTTCGGCTCGTCGATCCCGACGACCAAGAAGTGACGGATGGAACGCCAGGCGAAATGGCTGTGCGGGGTCCGACATTGTTTTCAGGGTACTGGAACGCGGACGACGCCAATGCCCATGACTTTCGCAACGGCTTTTTCCACATGGGCGACTTGTTCCGGCGCAATGCGGACGGAACCATCGACTTTGTGGACCGGGCCAAATACTTGATCAAGACCGGCGGCGAGAACGTCTATCCTGCGGAGATCGAGCGTGTTCTTCTATCTCATCCCGGGGTGGTCGATGCCGCAGTCGTACGGGCATTTGACGTGAAATGGGGCGAAAGTCCGGTGGCCTTTGTCGCCCGCGGCAAGGACGGGCCGGATGCCGAAGCGCTGATGAATTTGTGCCGCGACAACCTCGCAGGCTACAAACGGCCGCGCGAAATTCGCTTCATCGCGTTCGAGGATTTTCCCAGATCGACCAGCGGAAAGGTCCAGCGGCATGTCCTAGAAGCGCGGCTCGCAGATTAA